The stretch of DNA TGTAGGCTCGTTTCTGGGATGGGATTGTATCCGCTTGCTACTTTCTTCTACCAATTAATAatagctttaatttttgctttcaaaaaaatgacatttttaatacattaaaaatttattttttgaaggtacattattggTATTGATGTAGTAAATATCCGAGAAAATACGGTAGTATATGCGCTCGAGAATAAtagacagtgggtcagaggctCCCGAGTCCCGAGCTTGTGTCAGGTAGGTGGAAAAATTCCAAGTCCCCCTTCAAGCTATGAATGcgctatttataggggaaaGGAGAGAGCACATGCCGGGAGTCTGACATGGCCGCCACGTGCACTACATGCACACGCGAGGTCGGCGGCCCTATCAATCAGTACACATGGGCTTTGATTCCTGACAAACCTATTCATGGTGTGGTCGGGCAGAGCAATAAACACAgtgttaggaatatttgtaattagattttgatgagccaaaaatgtattttagtttgaaaaattagaaagtcAGAAATTTCGTAAGCTATGTACTTAAAAGAGTCAAAGAGTCAACTTTGAAGAATTCTTGAAGAAGGAAAGTACTTGGTTCGAATCCCATACATTTAGAGCACAAAAGGTAACCAAAGGTTGAAGCAGCAAGGTATATTGCTTCTGGCTCGGGTCGGTACAAATAATAGACTGAGACCGATTTAGGTTGGTAATCGTACCTCTCATTCAAGGAGTATAATCCGAGCAGGTGTGGATATGTATGTCCGAAATATATATTCTATcatgtatactatcaaataatgtacatttattaATGATTCACATTGCAATGTGAATCATGGTTcaccatataatttgcccaGCGCGAGGGTTGGGTATGACCGTATCCGTATGAGTATCATCTGAGTTTGCAAAGTTGGTGCGATGGTTGTGTTACTAAAGTTGaagaatgattttcaaaaaaaaaaaaaaaaagttgaagaatGGGTTTGGGGACTATTTGGTTGGAGTCTTCTTCTGTATTTTCTTTAAGATAGATCATAGATCTATGGATGTACAAATAGGAGGATACCTTGTGCTGAAGATCTATTTAAATCCACTTCAAAACTTATTCCCTCTGCTTCCTACAATTTTTCACCATACTTTTATTCATTCAATCTCTGCCCAACACCAACTTTCCCcaccccccttttttttttttttttttaatctccgcCTACTATAAAAACAACACAACATATTCTCTGTGTCTTAATCGTACACAACAAAGTGTGCATCATCTCGCATCTCGCCACAATGAAAACTGTAATCATAAGGGCGTCTGCTCAAAGGGGATTGCCCCtaagtcttcttcttctacctTATCATCCTTGCATCTCTTGACAAAAAGAAACTGGCCTCGCAAGTGCAAAATCTGCAAAGATTCAATGGCATTATgagaaattttatcaaaatGCCAAAACGAAAGCTGGTTGCAGAAAAACTGAAGCAAAAAAAAGTTTTCTTAATGCATTTGTCAAACACTTGGGGTATTTGCtaattacaaattacaaatatatataaagttggTATGGACATGCATTGGTAGCTGATATGGTATGCATAATCGTATTACCTAGGCAACTGCAAGGAAGGGCTATCTGATCATTTCCCAATTTCAGTTATATTCAGAACTTGACATTAAGGAAAGAAATTTGGACAAAAAGGAAAACAATAGAATACCCACCTCTTCTTGGAGTATGGGCGGAAGGTTCTCTACTGAAAGAAGGCTGTTTATTTCCTCCACAACCCTTCCATCTTTGATAGTCAACCATGTCTCTGGGGGCAAGGCCAATAATAGAGCTGTTAGCACATCATTGCTCATCGGGTGAACATCTGAGCAACTATCTTTGCCAGAGCTACAGCAGCTCGGTTTCATTTGAGATGTAGGGACTAGAACATCCAACCCTTGTTCTCCATGACCATTTACAACTGTCCCTGACACTACAGTAACAGGCTTGTCACCAGTAGCTCTGTAGCATCTCACACATGTTTCCTGGCAGCAAAACATATCTGATGAACCAGATCTCCCTGCAAAAAGACCTGCCCCCTGGCAGCAAATTCGTGCAGCAATATCAGGCAAATTATCTACATGGCCCAGTGTTGCTCTCATCTGGCAGCAAGATTTTTCTGAAGATAAAATGTCCATCACTTGCTTATAAAGACCAGTCGCCCTGATTTGCTTTAACACATCTTCCTGGAAATATATGGTGCATATGTTCAAGGAAAAAGAATATAGGGATAGAGCTTAAAAATATGATAAGTACTCAGAAGCTAGTTAGCTAGCCTGGTTTCTTTATATCACAATCTTTTGCTGTGTACCTTTGCAGCAAGTCTTCCCTTCTCTTCTTCACTCAAACTTTTACCACCTTCCTCTTGCCTTCGGATTTCTGCCACCCACTTAATGAATTCAGAGAAGTTAGAAGGTAGAGATGCAAAAACAGTTGATAGAACATCTTTTATGTCCTTGACGTTGTCTGAACTCAACAGCAAAGGAACATCTTCTGTTAAATACTTTGAAATAGCAACCCAACTCTCATGCTTACAGCTCTGCACAAATTCACATTTTAAGCTTTATGAGGACTAAGCTTATCCAGTATTGCAGATGGCAAATAGGTCAATACTCTTTATACACATTACCAGAAtattaatgtaaaaatatatttgttattatgaaGTTAGTGATGTAACAATGTTACTTAAATCATACCAGGGTATAAAGCAGTGCTGGAGCTCTGTGAAGCTTGGATACAAGCATGAACCTGGAGTTTTTTACAACACACCAGGAAAATAGTGAATCAATTATGATAGGTGATAAAATATGTCATAAGTGTAGGCCAAAGATAATTATTTGAGCCTTGCAAGAAAAAGTACGAAAACAAGAGCAAAATGGCCTGGAAGGACAGATATTCAAAAATTGAACGCTCAAAGAAAGCCCTTAATAATCAATGCAATGTAACATCAGCATGGAAGTACTTTTAGGATGTATCTGTTTAATGGTGACCTGAGAGACATCAAGTTATTGGAAATGTAGATAAGACTATTACCACTACTGCTTTgagaaattactaatttggggAATATAGTGATCCATAAATTCCTTATTGTCTACTATCATTTACTCTGAATTTGGTACACCTCTAATAAGAACAGCCACTTTAAATATGCGCGCTTTTTTAAAACACACATCTGCAACTTCCAAGTAAGAACTATAGAATAACATATGCATGTGCAAGTCACTTACCCCCTATGTAACCCTGTTGCTTCATCAACAGTATCCATGGCTTCCCAAAGAAGTGGAAGTGGAACCCAATGAGGAGGGTATTTAAACCGTGCAACATCTAGAATCAACGCCATATCCCTCCCGGCATGATAACCACCGATAGGTGAAAAGTGACCAGTTCCTGTCTGTCACCATTACCACAATAATGATTTCACCACTTCATGGAGTGGAATAGAGAAACTATAAGTTTCACTAGCTGGATATGCTAAGCTTGTGGATTACCTGCTTAAAGGCTCCTCTATGATATGATGAAATCAGATGGCAATCATCAGAAGTAGAGCATGCTATGATATGCTTACGGAAGTCATCAACATTGCTCTGACTTGTGCGAACAGCTTCCACTTTTGCTCCAGCACAACGAGCCAAACACACAACTTTCCCAAAGGAGATACCTTTAGCTTTAACCTTTTCTAATGGCTCACAACAGTCCAACATAGATTCATCAAACCATCTCCAAGGCCCTGCATACACAATTTGGTAAATCACAAAATTCATACCATGAAACCACAACATTCTGAATGTCAAAGCTCCATGTACAGCTACAAAAAATTACATGGTGAAGTTAATGGTGTTATAGCCTATACCATGTTTGCTTTGAAGAATTACAGCAGTGTAATGATAAAAGTTTCACCTTTCCATTTTCTTCCTGGATCAATAGCAAGGGCATTCAAGACCATTGAAAGGCTAGCCAAGCCACAATATGCAGGTTCAGATTGTGTCTGGAAATATGAAATCAACTTGAAGAAGCCTTCCATTGTTCCATTTTGACTAGCCTCCATGAAGAGTAGCTGTATTTGCAATAATCAGTAGATTAGAGAAATCAAGATGAGGAGCACAAAGAAGAACAAGTATATATGGGCAAACAATATAATGTTCTTTCGCTTTCATTCCTGGTGGGGCAAATTGGTCCTCAGCCCAGCCCAGGCCAAGGAGGCTCAGTGCAAGGCAGACCCAAAGAGTCAGGTCAGGTCCATCCTCTCTGGAGAAGACAGGTGGCAGGTCATGCAAAGAAGAGCCAACAGTCAACTTCACTACCGCAACAATTGACCAATGAGAACAAAATGCATCAATCACAAGTTGGCAGCCGCTGCCAGCCACATCCCTATTTCCTccctcttgtataaatacccaaTCATTTATAATTAAGGGACACCTGATCTTCTGTATTTATTACCCTCATAAGTCATAACTGCTATATAGACAAAGGTACTTGGCAGGGTAGATTGTTCACCAAAAATAACCTCATACTTAGTTCTTGGGTAATACATCATTTACTCCATCAATTCCAATTAATTAACTAGTTTCTACAGTTCTCTTTCCTTTTTCTAGCtatacaaacaaaaacaattacCAGATCCAAGATTTTAAAGGTAGCAGCATGGAATTGATAGTCCCAAATGCAACTTCATATTGGCAAAGGCTATCCAAAGTTAATCATGGAGTGAAATCTAGTTATTAAACGCTCAGATCCATGCCAAAACAGCAGCAAAACCTTGAAATGGTGTTGAAATACTAAGCCTCATTCCGATTGCTCAAAATTACCGATTATCCACAAAAGCATTCTTAACTCACAGGATtggtaatatataattaaataaacccTAGCTTTCTGCAGGAGTAAAGGAATCAGAAATAGTGTAAACGACTAACCTTTCCTTCGGTAGACGCGAAATCAATTGCCGGAGGTGACGGGAGTATACGCCGGTAAAGACCTGCCATTGCCATTATTCCGGCGCCGACTAGGCGAGCAGCTCTAATAGTAAGTCAGCGGGCGGGCGGGGCGGGGCCNNNNNNNNNNNNNNNNNNNNNNNNNNNNNNNNNNNNNNNNNNNNNNNNNNNNNNNNNNNNNNNNNNNNNNNNNNNNNNNNNNNNNNNNNNNNNNNNNNNNNNNNNNNNNNNNNNNNNNNNNNNNNNNNNNNNNNNNNNNNNNNNNNNNNNNNNNNNNNNNNNNNNNNNNNNNNNNNNNNNNNNNNNNNNNNNNNNNNNNNNNNNNNNNNNNNNNNNNNNNNNNNNNNNNNNNNNNNNNNNNNNNNNNNNNNNNNNNNNNNNNNNNNNNNNNNNNNNNNNNNNNNNNNNNNNNNNNNNNNNNNNNNNNNNNNNNNNNNNNNNNNNNNNNNNNNNNNNNNNNNNNNNNNNNNNNNNNNNNNNNNNNNNNNNNNNNNNNNNNNNNNNNNNNNNNNNNNNNNNNNNNNNNNNNNNNNNNNNNNNNNNNNNNNNNNNNNNNNNNNNNNNNNNNNNNNNNNNNNNNNNNNNNNNNNNNNNNNNNNNNNNNNNNNNNNNNNNNNNNNNNNNNNNNNNNNNNNNNNNNNNNNNNNNNNNNNNNNNNNNNNNNNNNNNNNNNNNNNNNNNNNNNNNNNNNNNNNNNNNNNNNNNNNNNNNNNNNNNNNNNNNNNNNNNNNNNNNNNNNNNNNNNNNNNNNNNNNNNNNNNNNNNNNNNNNNNNNNNNNNNNNNNNNNNNNNNNNNNNNNNNNNNNNNNNNNNNNNNNNNNNNNNNNNNNNNNNNNNNNNNNNNNNNNNNNNNNNNNNNNNNNNNNNNNNNNNNNNNNNNNNNNNNNNNNNNNNNNNNNNNNNNNNNNNNNNNNNNNNNNNNNNNNNNNNNNNNNNNNNNNNNNNNNNNNNNNNNNNNNNNNNNNNNNNNNNNNNNNNNNNNNNNNNNNNNNNNNNNNNNNNNNNNNNNNNNNNNNNNNNNNNNNNNNNNNNNNNNNNNNNNNNNNNNNNNNNNNNNNNNNNNNNNNNNNNNNNNNNNNNNNNNNNNNNNNNNNNNNNNNNNNNNNNNNNNNNNNNNNNNNNNNNNNNNNNNNNNNNNNNNNNNNNNNNNNNNNNNNNNNNNNNNNNNNNNNNNNNNNNNNNNNNNNNNNNNNNNNNNNNNNNNNNNNNNNNNNNNNNNNNNNNNNNNNNNNNNNNNggggggggggggggggggggggggggggggggggggggggggggggggggggggtggggggggggggggggggggggggggggggggggggggggggggggggggggggggggggggggggggggggggggaggttgTGTTTCGGACTTCGGACCCGCGTAAATTAACCGTTTTGAAAAAACAAGAAAGACCGTTTTGCTTTACGCGCACGCCTTTATACCCCTTTAGCGTCCTTATGACGGTAggaatatttttattctttttttttttaattgaatatttttattcttattcttattttatcgtattagactttttaaaaatgttataatttgaattagtttatgtttaattaataatataaaggGAAAGATACGTAATCATATTAACTACACATTATGTAGTGTGATCAGTATTGTAAAGATCGATCTAGGTGACCGTCAACTAGGCGCTCTGAGGTTGAGGCAACTTTAGCTCTAGACGGCTTTTAGCCGGTAAAGTTGAGCGCCTAATTCAGTCGAGTCAGGTGCCTAACTCGATCGAATTAGTGTCCAACTCGATCAAGTTGGTGGTTAACTCGGTTGAGTGACTTTTTTCCTACTCGGTTACTCCTCGTTTATATTTCTTCAGCCATGTACTCAACTAACCATCTAACATATGCAATTGACTAGTTTGAGAATTATAATAATCTAACAACTTCTAACCCTGATTGAAAAAAGTAAAGACGATATACTTAGATTACTTGGTCGTCTAGGCACTGCCTAggcgcccgactagcgcctagagCGTTCTGCAACATTGAGTGTGATGACACATCTCTGTTACCATTTTGAGAGGTGGTAATAGGATCGAACTCCGCTGTGATGAAAAAGTgtgagaaagtatagaatagATACTGccttgtaatgaatttttcaaaagagaaaaatacaCCCAATGGAAAGAAATGaattttgtacaattatattGACATTTGGCTTTATTGACAATAGTTAATAGTGCAAGATAAATTATAGTGTAAGATGTTATATTTGTAGATATGTATAAGGGATCCAGACCAAAGAAGAAGTGGAAAGGGGAAATGTTTGGGAAATGAAAGGCTTTTACATAACAATGATACCGATAAAGTGGgtatcatcatatcatatcatgatcacatatatatatatatattttaagaaaagatTTCTATCATTGAAACTCTGTATGATTTGATTTGATGACTAACTACTACGTATGTATGTGTACTTACCATAGTTACCAACAACGTAACCAAAATCTGAATAAAAGATGGAAATGGAGCCACGTCAGGCTACTTGCCGCCATAATCCTCCTTCGCCGGAGCTTCTTCACAATGGTCGCCGTTATCTGCCTCGCCGTCAGGAGCGGAggttgcggcggcggcggcggcggggtgGGAGGGGGCCGCTCTGGATGATTTTCTGCAAGAGGAGGGAGTGCCGATGGCGTCGGATTCCTTAGACTTCTTCCGCCGGGTCTTCTTGGGGAGGTGTGGGGCGGATGATTCAGATGCGGTGAGGCCTCCTAGTTCAGAGGATTTGGAAACGTCGGAGCCGTCTTTGGAATGGTGCCGCCTGTTTTGTCGCGGCTTGGAGGCGGCGGCTTTAGGGGAATCAGGGTTGTcggaggcggcggcggaggaagACGGAGACTGCCGTCTGGTTGACTTTGGTAATTCCGGCGTTTCTCCTCCTGTTCCTGTTCCTCTGCTTCTCCGACTTTTTTTATCTGCAAATCAAATAGCCCATATTTAAGTTGAATCCTAAGTTGAATCCTTAATCTCATGGGTCCTTCCACGTCTCTGAACAGACCATGTGGGAGGATGTATATTAGGACAATCTCGTCAATCCCTTAAGTCTTAATAGAACATGTGAGGGAAGGTAAATTATGACAATTTAGTGGTTTTACATGCAGATTAATACCGATGGACACAAGGAATCTGTCAATTTTAGACATAATCTTCAAATATCCCACCCACTGACCAGAAAGAGCATGTGGAAGATATAAATTACAGTAATTAAGTGATTCAAACAGGAATCCAATATTGGTGGGCACAAGAAATCTAACCATTTTGAACATAATAATCCTCAAATACTCCACCCCTGACCCGAAAAAGCATATGGAATGATATAAATCACAATAATTAAATGATTCAAACATGAATCAAATACCAGTGGACACAAGAAATCTAATCATTTTGAACATAATAATCCTCAAATACCTCATCCACTGACCCGAAAAAAGCATGTGGAAGAATATAAAATTAAGTGATTCAAACAGGAATCAAATATTGGTGGGCACAAGAAATCTAATCATTTTGAACATAATCCTCAAATACCCCACACTCTAGACaatgtaaatcacggtaactcaaTAACCGTGCGCCATGGACACAAGGAATCTATCCACTTTGGACATAATCTCAACATTACTATTGTTGAGTTTCAAACTTGATCTCTTCTCTCAAATACTGTCTACTAAATCAGTGATTAAATCCTTCggacattaaaaataatatcgATGTGGTGTGATATGGATGTGAGTTCCCTGTATCAAACCTTCAGAAGCCCATTTGATGTCAGAAGCCTCTGTGTTGGTGTTGGGGTCACCCGAACCCAAACCCGGAGTTGCATCTAGTGGGGCTGATTGCCCTTTGAAATCCTTCATCTGCAcaattaaattaacaataatcCATCAAACACATTCATATTTGGAATCATAGATCAGATCATATCAGAACCAAAATTAACATACCCAGCTTGGGTTATCCTGGGCAGAAGGTCCATCCCATCCAATATGCGCAACATGCTTCACATCTGTAGGAAACCCTATCTGTATTTCTgcctccttttcttcttctgcgCCCATTCAATTTTCGGAACAATGTTTGTTAATTGGAATTggatgattatgattatgactATGATTATGATTCattaataatataactcaccAAATATCTGGGATATGTATTTGAGCCCTTTGAACAGACCTTTCACCTTCGTGCTCATATTCCAATCCAATCTGacctatatattatattatattataaagtgTGTGTTTTCCTAAACTCGAGTTTAGGAATCCTCCCTAAACTCAAGTTTAGGTTGGGGATGCTACCTAGCTAGTATGGATGATAATAAGTTGTTGGTTGGTTTGGTTGGGTgcaaattttcaagaaaattctTAACCCAAACCTCCCAACAGTTGGCTTTAACCGACTCTACTGGAAATAATGGAGAGCCAAAATGCTGTTAAGTTAAAGCAACTTTCAATGGCGATGCATTCTTGGTTGTTCATGCCCGTTAATACAAACCAGAAGTAGATCGCTACTTTAGGGGTGGAAATCAACAAAATAGCATTTCCCATTTCATTGCATTTGCATGGTTCAAGAGGAAAAATAGGAGCCACAAATTCTACATTTATCtttaatatgtatatacacattcTTTATTGTTATGttacatattatatttgtatttactGTTAATATTGCAATTTAACCATGCATTATTTTGTagtaattcattttttttttcttgtgacaaaaagtaaagggggtgtttggtaaatattaCTCAGTGAGTTTGATTGCTTAATAGCATTAGCTGAAAGAAGTttagtaaattaattattaactgATTGCATGAGAAATGACTTTCTTAAAAAGCTTAtcgaaaaaattgttttgaaaagctttttaaattttaacgttttaaaacaataagcaattacaaaaaactaattaatcaaacgcttatatgttatttaaccaagtcaaacagctaataatgtgatcaaataagccaaaattgatcAATAAACAAACTATGTTACTAAGTAAGAAAATCGTCTACCCTAAACATCCCCACAAGATTGTGGAAGAATAAATCATGGTGACTGAACTAATAACAATTGATCAATAAAGACTAAATTTTTGCTTACTTCGCACAAAAAACCCCATCGTTTAAAAAGTTGCTCCCACACTACTACTAATAAAACTCAACCTTTGGTCTCTAGTGAGACATTTCATCACTGATTTGTTCTATTGCATAGTAGTTAGGTAATTTCTCATATCACATCAACTAGAACACAATATTGTATACGTCATGGCATGCAACAGATATCGTCAATCACCtacaatacaattttaataataatatgtttgaACATTGTAGCACATAACAAAAAAGACAGGGTAGGTAGTAGGATGATGTGAAAAACATgaccaaaaaattttaaaataaaacaaaacttttgaCGAGCAGAGATGAAATGTCCTCCTTGGGCTCAATGAACCAATTGATTTTGGGACAAAATATATCACATGACAACCACAGCAAAAAGACATTTACTCCTCCATGCGattttcttctgatttttgtTGTGAAACCTTGACCTTGATGGGCAAGGTGAGGGATGGATCTTGTTGGAGAACAGAAGGAGCTTTGACCAAGTGGATGCCCTGCTCCAGTTCCCTTACTGCTTCTTTCTGCTTTCGAAGTTTCTCGGGTCTCATCCTGGAGGATGTTTTCAAGAGAAtgttaatacaaaaatataaaatggatCCTCCAAAGGGTGCAAATATAGGCCAATCCACAAACAAAAAAACGAACCTGTTTTTGTGGTGAGCAGCCTCCCTAGCAATTCTGACTTTATCGATTTTCTTTATGGCCTTCAAAGTGTTCTCTGTTACATTCTTGTCGAATCTCTCTGGCCTATTTCTCTTCCTCTCAAATTCAAATGTTGCATCCTTCCAATTCAAATATTCCAAGAACATAAATGAATGGTAATAGAAAGTACTGTCAGTAACAACTGAACTCACTAAAGGGAAGAAAATAGGTTCACAAGAAATCCTGCCAACCTGTGTCATGTCCTTTCCATGTAACCGTCTATAGGCCTTAGTCCACTTAACCTTACGAGGATTCCTCTTCATCTTAAAGTTCTTGTGACATTTAGATCTGCAGAACCGAAAAATCTGCAGATGAAGAAAACCATGAATTATCAGTTAAGGTGAACCAAAAAACACAAGAGACACCCATCTACTCATAAATATACTTGCTTGGACAGATACAAAAATCCCACCATAAACAACACAACTTTACTCTGTCCAGCCATGTTTCTTAACCATACGCATAATCAACAAGGtgcatatacatataataattagaTCTATTACCACCAACAATTGCCAAAGGAATAACCAAAAACAGGGTAACCCCAACCAAGATGGCAAGAGATCCAGActagtaaccacaaggtcacgagttcgaatcatTGCCCCTTGGTTTGGgctggtcagctatgggtagcctaggttggtttacttccttaggtcctttgccggctagggtcacaagacggGGTTTACCTACACCCAAAAGGGTTGTGGGGTTTTcctcatcatccaaaaaaaagaccaaaaatgtcacgagttcgaatcatTGCCCCTTGGTTTGAGCTGATCAGCTATGGGTAGCCTAGGTTGGTTTACTACCTTGAGGTCCTTTGacggctaggatcacaaggcggGATTTACCTACACCCAAAAGGGTTGTGGGGTTTTcctcatcatccaaaaaaaagaCCAAAAACACATGAAAGAGGATAAATTGAATACAAAAGATGTTCTCTTTTATAAATTAGACTTCCATTAgtttaagaaaacaaaagaacacTCTTTAACAAATGAGACTTCCATCAGTTTAAGTAAATTTGATCATTATAACATCTATGCAGCTAAGTTGGAAAAAGCCAAAAttccaaattatatatttgaactCATATTTCAAGAGCCAACTATGCACTACCTACCCAGACATGTGAATAAACTGCAGCAACATATGCTACTAAGTAATATGTACTGAATCCCTGTCAATATACACTACTACTGCAGTAGTGTATTGAATCCTACCAAAAGACTAATATGCATCCAGGGCACAAAACAAGGTCCCCTACTAATTTGGTGCTCCCAATTCCTAAAAAGCATATGATCTCTACGCATGTAATAACAGACCTGAGAAATTGAACATTATGAGTGTGCCTTTGcgtgtatataaaaattaaaaaaaaaatcagccaAAATATCCTACCTTTGCATCGTTTCGAACAAATTGAATACCATGGCCTGGGTAGATAGTGGATGAGCAAAACCAGCACTTTTCCAACCTCATTATGTCTTCAACTTATACTGCGAAAATTCAGAAGGGCAAACTAATTAGAAAAAACAGAAAGTGTAATCTTTTGCGAAATTACTGAAAGTTTAAGCAACTCTAGCAGAAGATCACTAGAATACGTGCTAAACCTATGAACTCAAAGCAAATAGTGGAGAGAGAAACATACCGGCGACCGCT from Ipomoea triloba cultivar NCNSP0323 chromosome 7, ASM357664v1 encodes:
- the LOC116024959 gene encoding CRIB domain-containing protein RIC7-like, encoding MSTKVKGLFKGLKYISQIFEEEKEAEIQIGFPTDVKHVAHIGWDGPSAQDNPSWMKDFKGQSAPLDATPGLGSGDPNTNTEASDIKWASEDKKSRRSRGTGTGGETPELPKSTRRQSPSSSAAASDNPDSPKAAASKPRQNRRHHSKDGSDVSKSSELGGLTASESSAPHLPKKTRRKKSKESDAIGTPSSCRKSSRAAPSHPAAAAAATSAPDGEADNGDHCEEAPAKEDYGGK
- the LOC116024929 gene encoding probable ribosome biogenesis protein RLP24, with protein sequence MRLEKCWFCSSTIYPGHGIQFVRNDAKIFRFCRSKCHKNFKMKRNPRKVKWTKAYRRLHGKDMTQDATFEFERKRNRPERFDKNVTENTLKAIKKIDKVRIAREAAHHKNRMRPEKLRKQKEAVRELEQGIHLVKAPSVLQQDPSLTLPIKVKVSQQKSEENRMEE
- the LOC116026318 gene encoding glutathione gamma-glutamylcysteinyltransferase 1-like, which encodes MAMAGLYRRILPSPPAIDFASTEGKLLFMEASQNGTMEGFFKLISYFQTQSEPAYCGLASLSMVLNALAIDPGRKWKGPWRWFDESMLDCCEPLEKVKAKGISFGKVVCLARCAGAKVEAVRTSQSNVDDFRKHIIACSTSDDCHLISSYHRGAFKQTGTGHFSPIGGYHAGRDMALILDVARFKYPPHWVPLPLLWEAMDTVDEATGLHRGFMLVSKLHRAPALLYTLSCKHESWVAISKYLTEDVPLLLSSDNVKDIKDVLSTVFASLPSNFSEFIKWVAEIRRQEEGGKSLSEEEKGRLAAKEDVLKQIRATGLYKQVMDILSSEKSCCQMRATLGHVDNLPDIAARICCQGAGLFAGRSGSSDMFCCQETCVRCYRATGDKPVTVVSGTVVNGHGEQGLDVLVPTSQMKPSCCSSGKDSCSDVHPMSNDVLTALLLALPPETWLTIKDGRVVEEINSLLSVENLPPILQEEILHLRGQFLFVKRCKDDKVEEEDLGAIPFEQTPL